The Micromonospora sp. Llam0 genome includes a window with the following:
- a CDS encoding phosphopantetheine-binding protein has translation MTGSRWPDTFDTILRRYLPLSGGAPIAGRSLIDLGLDSRALISILVEIEDEFEVEFPDDYINLQTFGDAATLWGVVDDLRSHESDQEQAIVDLGRPYGG, from the coding sequence ATGACTGGCAGTCGGTGGCCCGACACGTTCGACACCATCCTGCGCCGGTATCTGCCGCTGTCGGGCGGTGCCCCGATCGCCGGCCGGTCGCTGATTGACCTGGGACTCGACTCGCGGGCGCTGATCTCAATCCTGGTGGAAATCGAGGACGAGTTCGAGGTGGAGTTTCCCGACGACTACATCAACCTGCAGACCTTCGGCGACGCGGCGACGCTCTGGGGCGTGGTCGACGATCTGCGCTCGCACGAGTCCGATCAGGAGCAGGCAATAGTCGATCTCGGCCGTCCGTACGGAGGATAG